ggttgttaagtgaggattacctatatTTACTGGAGGACTCTAGGTCAAGGAAACTTAGTGAATCCCTGTTTTCCAGCCTTCTCAATCCCTACCTCAGTATCTTTCTTGTGTTTGAACTCTAATTCCCTGGGAATTAAATTTGAATACTGCAGATTAAGAAAATATCTGCAACGTGCTCAAAGTATTTGAAGAATGAATTATACAGAGTTGTCTTAAAACCAGACAATGGAGCTTTATGCTGGTTTCTCTATCGGCAACAGATGCCTTGCCTCTGGAAGTTCCTTTTAAACTACTGCTGCCGATAATTAAACCAACCGTCTTTGGTTTGCAAAGCCTGAGGAGATCGCTCAGTTGCTGGGTCATTGACTGTAGATATTGTGAACATGCCAAGGATAGGATTGCAAGGGAGAAAAGCAAAGAGAATTTCTGATAGCCAAGGCTTGCCAAAGCAAATGAAAGGTGCAGATCCttgaaaacaaggaaaataagaATGGGTTTTGAATTGCTTAAAAGAGCACTGGATCCCTGCAGCGGATGAGGGCCATCAGGAAGTGATCAGGATATATGAAGCTCAAGTTCTGGAACAGGTCAGACTGGTTTCTGTAATGGAGCCCAGTCTAGTCTTTGCCAAAAACAGGGAGGTTCATTCTGTCCCATGCTATCAGTCGCAACACTTGTAGTCTAAGGTATGTACTTCTTGAGCATGTTGGTCAAAAGGCTGCAAAGAATAAGTCCCATTGAATGCAACGGGGCTTATGTCTGAAGGTTCTGTGGGCCACCGATTCCACCCAGTTGTGCAAATTCACGCTAGATAATCAATCAGCCTTTGTTTTATTGCTGGCAGGGTCCTTGAGTGTTCCAGCCGAGCAGTCCCACGATAAGGTGCACAATCCAGGACATTAAACATTAATTATAATGTTTAAGGGTGATCTCCTGGATATCAGCTGGGCggaagaaaagcattttttccaaGACCTGTTTGTCTTTCTTACGCCTCCTTCCGATGTTGAGGGGGGCCAGGAAACTTGCTTTGGGTCTTAAGAGAAGCAGAGATATACTTCCTACGATACTTGGGTCTACAGCCTGTGCACTGTAATGGTTGTGTCTGCACCTTGAACTCAAGCCTCACAGCCTAGCCTCTGTGATAGTTCCATCTGTCTCAGGAACCCGGAAAATTGGGTTAATTGGACAAGCCTTGGTTAGGTTGTATAGATCAGTACATTGTTTAGATTAGTATTGTAGTGTAGTAGTTCAGCTGTAGAGATGAGTATGTTGGGCAAATCCAGCTGTTATGGTTAGATCTAGTGCAGTGTGtctcaaagtgtggtcctaggGTCCCTGGGGTCCACTAAGATCCTCTCAGGGGTCCGCGAAATCAAAATTACTTGCCAGcttatattgaaaaataatacagtattaaaatcccacCCAACAATCACAATAAGTGATAGTGGTAGCAAATGCatccattttgatttttaatatggtaaatatcaataaatatcacCCTTACAAACaaaagctatctatctatctatctatctatctatctatctatctatctatctatctatctatctatctatctatctatctctgttcaatcgtgtcggattcccagagactgcctggacaagtccttgcagttttcttggcaaggtttttcagaggtggtttgcccttgcctgcttcctagggctgagagagagtgactggcccaaggtcacccagctggcttcatgctcaaggcaggactggaactcacggtctcccggtttctagcctggtgccttaaccactatgccaaactggctctcaccatcCTATATATCTAACTATTAATTGTAATCATAGGAGATACCTTGTAGAGGTGAGCTCACCTGGATTGCAGCTGGGAAAGACCTCAGAGGCTGTCCctccaaatatatacacacaaacaaatacacacacacacacactcaatcgTGTCGGattcccagagactgcctggacaagtccttgcagttttcttggcaaggtttttcagaggtggtttgcccttgcctgcttcctagggctgagagagagtgactggcccaaggtcacccagctggcttcatgctcaaggcaggactggaactcccggtctcccggtttctagcctggtgccttaactacgaCACTTAGCCAAGTCTATCGTTCCTATATTCCTGACTCCAAGGAGAGCGCTTTGCAGTCCACCAAAAATGATCCAGGAGGCTGCTATTGAATTCCACGAAAAAGATCCTGGGTTTTCCTGGAggacttgattatttatttacgtgttatttattaatttgatttgtaGAGCTACCCACCTCACACtgggactctgggcagcccaCATAATTCAAACAAGCACAAAAAAGAATAAACTGAAGACAGATAAAACCACAAGAACAAACTGTGGTCCTGGCTCCTAACGCAGACCAGATGAAGAGGCTCATACCGGGTGCTTTAGATATGGCGGCTTCTTGTCTTATCATACGGTGTTGCTGCCACTGTATTTTGGGATTCATCATTCAGTGCAGACTGTGGGGAGTGAGCTGTATGTGTCGACTGGTCAACATTCGGAAAGGTAAAAGCGGGGAAGGTGGGAGAACCATTTTGGGATACAGAGCTGTCCTGCTCCACTGTGGATGCACTGGGCAACATAACCACAGTCTaaaccatgtttctcaaccttggccactttgagatgggtgcacttcaactcccagaattccctagccagccagctggctggctagggaattctgggagttgaagtccacccatctcaaagtggccaaggttgagaaacaccgccgtAGAGGAAAAATCTGCGTCTTTAAAGCCCGTGACACTCTGCAGGACGGGGTGCGTTCGTCGGCCCATGCGTTCTCCAAACACGAGAGGCCAGGTACGGCTTCTCACCTCTGCTGTTATCACCTCTCAGGTTACTAAGATGCTTGGAAAACAGCAGCACAGCTAACTGGAACCGGATCTCTGGAGAACAGGCCTTGGCGGGCAATCTTTAGCTTGAAAGGAAAAAGGTGTGGCATGCCTGTTGCAGAATCTGGGGCCAGGACCACagtttctggggtgggggagaggctgAGACGATAATAGGCAAGTGGCTAATATAAAGTGATGCTCTGAGGGTCATCCACAAGGTATTGAGGTAATAGTCCTCTGATTTGGTGCCTCTGATCTAGTTCTCATCAAGCACCATGGctgtgatacaggtagtcctcgacttatgaccacaatcgggactggaacttctgtcactaagcaaggtagccattaagtgagtcatgcctgattttattacctttttgccaggaaatcactgcagttgttaagtgaatcacttggttgttaagcgaatccagcttctcccattgactttgcttgtcggaagctggctgggaaggtcgcaaatggtgatcagtggccctgggatgctgcaaccataaTAAATGcatgttggttgccaagcacctgaattttgatcacatgatggtcgtaagtgtgaggactggtcgcaatacttttcccagcaccgtcgtatctttgaacagttgctaaatgaatggtcgtaagtcgaggactacctgtactcccgATGGATGATTGGGGTTAGAGGGCACCAGCTGGAAGAAGGCCGCATTGCCATAAAAAGATGGAGGGCTCACTAAGCTTAGAGGCCATATCTGTCCTATAAACTGCTCTGCTTCTCCCCTGCTGCCTTCCAAGGACTTATGGTAGTTCCCCGAAAGAGATGTGTTTCTCCTGTGGATCGTTGCTGGCCTGGCCCCCCTTTGAAAATGATCGGGCAGAAATGCTTTGGACCTTGTGGGGTCCAGCCCCTGTCTGATCCTCATTGAAGCAGCCTGATTTTCTTTTCAGGGTTCCCCCACAAAAGACCCTGCCAGGGTAAGAGATACATGAAAAATGTGCTGCTTTAATCGCtggattcattaaagcagctgcatcttttttgaGGCTCCTGCGAGAGGCTGGGAAAGAATGGGCACCTTCAGTTGCTAGCAGGGGAACGGTGCGCTTGCCCAGGGCCCAAAGGGGTTCTTCTCAAACATTTTCAGAGTCTGACGTTGGAATGACCAAAGTTGAAATGCGTATGGGGGAACAGGCAGACAGGATTTCACACTTCGTAATCTGTCACTTCAGTGTTGGGTTTTGTTCTTGTCGTTTTTGGATGGAAACCAAATTCTTTACTCCCTTGGCTTTTTGTAGAGGTATGTCTAGATTCTTTCACTTAGAAAacaagcttgtttttttttaagtcatactgtgagctaattttttttaactccttaactcagggtttctccaccttagcaacttgaagatgtgtggacttcaactcccagcatttgctggctggggaattctgggagctgaagtccacacatgctggctggggaattctgggagttgaagtccacccatctcaaagtggccaaggttgagaaacaccgccgtAGAGGAAAAATCTGCGTCTTTAAAGCCCGTGACACTCTGCAGGACGGGGTGCGTTCGTCGGCCCATGCGTTCTCCAAACACGAGAGGCCAGGTACggcttctcctctcctctgctgTTATCACCTCTCAGGTTACTAAGATGCTTGGAAAACAGCAGCACAGCTAACTGGAACCGGATCTCTGGAGAACAGGCCTTGGCGGGCAATCTTTAGCTTGAAAGGAAAAAGGTGTGGCATGCCTGTTGCAGAATCCGGGGCCAGGACCACagtttctggggtgggggagaggctgAGACGATAATAGGCAAGTAGCTAATATAAAGTGATGCTCTGAGGGTCATCCACAAGGTATTGAGGTAATAGTCCTCTGATTTGGTGCCTCTGATCTAGTTCTCATCAAGCACCATGGctgtgatacaggtagtcctcgacttatgaccacaatcgggactggaacttctgtcactaagcaaggtagccattaagtgagtcatgcctgattttattaccattttgccaggaaatcactgcagttgttaagtgaatcacttggttgttaagcgaatccagcttctcccattgactttgcttgtcggaagctgaagtccacacatcttaaggttcccaaggttgagaaaccctgccttaaccGCTCCAGTTTGTTTTCTGGTGCCAGAGCCATGCCCAACGTGGCAGCCATTTGGTGTGAGCATTTCTCAAAATCTCTGAAGTACCTACAGAGTCAAAAAGGTTGGGGAGCCCTGCCCAGGAGCATCTGCATGGGGCTgggcaaagaagtcaagatggagtCCCTCGAAGCAGACTCATCAGGGGTCCAAAAATACTCTTCACCGTTGTAGGGTTGAATAACAGGAGCTTGAACGCTTGTCCTAGtttctttcttctctgtcttATACCAACCAAAATCAAGACGGGGTTATCTTGATcttttttctcatgctttcctcctTTTGAGGACCGACTCCACTTTTTAAgatatgggatatgggatgatcaCTGTTTGTAAACTAAGAAGGGGTGAAGACATACAaaaatgtttatacttgtgatgaaggttagaagtcacttgtttatatatttcttttttctctcttcactatattcttgcctgcctgccttcccctccctccctccctccctccctccctcttcccttcccttcccttcccttcccttcccttccctccctccctccctccctccctccctccctccctctctttctttctttctttctttctttctttctttctttctttctttctttcttttccttccttccttccttccttccttccttccttccttccttccttccttcctttaaacctttcactctttttctctgtccttctttcttttagtttgtattagattttactattgtaattaaaacccttaacaaaaattatatatgtaaaaaaaggACTGAGTCAACTTTTCTGAAACGCTTCCCCCAACCATTCAAAccttccttccccattcccaaggccaggtgCCCGTTCTTCCACAGGCCACAAGTGTGTGATTAAattaaagccctgcccctttttaatgtctGCTGCATGTGCAGCATGCATGAAAAAAGTgggcggggctttgattgtgcaaccACAGCCACTATCTTGAGAGTTTGACCCTCCTGTGGGTCCCTACCCCAACCTATCTAGCAAGCAGCAGGACCTTAGGAACTGCTTCAAGCAGATTCTGCCTGGCCTCTGCGCATGTGCAAAGCGGGATTGCTGCATGAATGGAAATGTAGTCTTTTCTTTGTAGGCTCCTAGTTCTGGAATTCTCCCTTGGAGCGCCTCCTGACACCCTCCTTAATCAGTCTTCTGCAAACGGCTGAAAATGGTTTTGCTAGAGGGAGAATTGGGGATATAGATGCATGACGGGCGGGGGGAGTGGGTGACCATTTTATTGTAATGtagattttgttttagttttattgcttGTATCTATTGCATACTGCCAGAAGCCTCATCGGTAGggtaaaaatattgtaaaataaatacgaGCCAGCAAGTGTACAGTTGGGAAGATGACCATAAATGACCTGCAGGTTTATTTCTTTAACTTGTTATTTGGGTATTTTTATAGCTGGTCTAACTCAAAAGTCTCCAGATGGGGCATGACAAAATTCTTACCACAACCTTACAATAAATGAAACGCACCAAGGCAGGCAGGGaagtgaagagagaaaaagacacgaccagatgagctaactctactttgttgtaaggctacgttaacagaatcttgcatgtctgaaagtaccaatctcccgccgtctcttttacagcccgagaaaccagggagggtcccttctgagcctctttctctttccattatgcagctgcgggctctgccccctcttatctgaccgttcctttTGTAGCATCTcctggcccagtctcccaagatcgttcccacataccattacacctggtGAAATAAATGGAATTGAAAAATCCTCTAAAAACCATGAGTTTTTCAAGCTTCTGGGGTAAGGGCTTTGAAAGtgtgggggccaccacagaagCGGCCGGTCATCTCATCCACATCTGGGTCACTTTAGAGGAAGGGGCCCTTCCCAAAACATTCTCTCTGGGGAGGCCATTCTGTTCCTGAAGGGGGTGGCTGATATTCTGAATTGCCTTCTTTTTGctccaccagcagcagcagtctCCCGGAATTGGCCAAAGACCAGGATGTCTGGAAACCAGACCGAGAGCTGGTCCCAGAAGTTAGAGGTGATGCTGAGGGCCTTGAACCGTACCCTGTCCCGTGTGGACCCGTGTCCCCAACCGGGCAAGGAAGACACGGGGAAAAAAGACTCCTATGCCTACATGTACATCCTGTTCATAATGATCCTGTTTGCCCTGACGGTTGGGAGCCTGATCCTTGGCTATACCCGATCCCGGGAGGTGGACAAGCAGAGCGATCCCTATCATGTTTACATCAAGAACCGGGTGACCATGAtttgagggagggaaagagaaggaccCCGGGATTCTTCCATGCCTTCTCTGAACAAGGAAATCTCTTTTTCATTGGGCGTTGAGTCTCCGTCTCAGGACTTGAGGAACACCGGCGTTCTGATGAGTGGAAAAACTGTCTGAGGTGTGGCGAAGGGAACA
The Candoia aspera isolate rCanAsp1 chromosome 5, rCanAsp1.hap2, whole genome shotgun sequence genome window above contains:
- the KCNE3 gene encoding potassium voltage-gated channel subfamily E member 3, with product MSGNQTESWSQKLEVMLRALNRTLSRVDPCPQPGKEDTGKKDSYAYMYILFIMILFALTVGSLILGYTRSREVDKQSDPYHVYIKNRVTMI